Proteins from a single region of Halorubrum sp. 2020YC2:
- a CDS encoding DNA topoisomerase: MSRGPELIITEKDNAARRIADILSGESATAERTNDVNVYEWGGKRCIGLSGHVVGVDFPAEYNDWRDVEPVELIDAPVTKTPTQEGIVAALRKLARNASRVVIATDYDREGELIGKEAYELVREVNEDVPVDRVRFSSITENEVQEAFANPDDLDFELAAAGEARQTIDLTWGAALTRFLSLSARQMGDDFISVGRVQGPTLKLIVDREREIQAFDPESYWELTGELAKSGGDPFEARYFYLNDEGNERERVWDETVAETLTEALDAADGATVDDVTRRTQTDDPPTPFNTTAFIRAAGSLGYSAQRAMSLAEDLYTAGYVTYPRTDNTVYPDDLEPEELIEELSAASTFGKDAASLLDEDRDVEPTEGDEETTDHPPIHPTGELPSASDLSDDEWEVYELIVRRFLATCADPATWERLRVVALADGGATPIAESADGLAALRNPDEAARPADLVADGGLRLKANGKRLLEAGYHDVYPYRSSDERIVPDVEAGETLSLSDRTTEGKATQPPRRYGQSRLIEEMEKRQLGTKATRHRTIEKLYDRNYVESDPPRPTRLAEAVVEAAEEFADRIVSEEMTAQLEEDMAAIAAGERAYDEVTAASRELLSSVFDDLTESREAVGDHLQNSLKADKTLGPCPECGADLLVRKSRQGSYFVGCDGYPDCEYTLPLPSTGKPLILDETCEEHDLRHVKMLAGRKTFVHGCPQCKADEADEQEDEVIGVCPECGEGHGGELAIKRLRSGSRLVGCTRYPDCDYSLPLPRRGEVEVTDETCEEHGLPHLRVHSGDDPWELGCPICNYREFTARQEGSELQAVEGIGEKTAAKLRDAGVDGVDELKSADPDDLASDVDGVGAATVRDWQAKAD, from the coding sequence ATGAGTCGCGGCCCCGAGCTGATAATCACGGAGAAAGACAACGCGGCGCGGCGCATCGCCGACATCCTGAGCGGCGAGTCCGCGACCGCGGAGCGGACCAACGACGTCAACGTCTACGAGTGGGGCGGCAAGCGGTGTATCGGCCTCTCCGGCCACGTCGTCGGCGTCGACTTCCCCGCCGAGTACAACGACTGGCGCGACGTCGAGCCGGTCGAGCTCATCGACGCGCCCGTCACCAAGACGCCGACGCAGGAGGGGATCGTCGCCGCGCTCCGCAAGCTCGCGCGCAACGCCTCCCGGGTCGTCATCGCGACCGACTACGACCGCGAGGGCGAGCTGATCGGCAAGGAGGCGTACGAGCTGGTCCGCGAGGTGAACGAGGACGTCCCCGTCGACCGCGTCCGCTTCTCCTCGATCACGGAGAACGAGGTGCAGGAGGCGTTCGCGAACCCCGACGACCTCGACTTCGAACTCGCGGCCGCCGGCGAGGCCCGTCAGACCATCGACCTCACGTGGGGCGCCGCCCTGACGCGGTTCCTCTCCCTTTCGGCCCGCCAGATGGGCGACGACTTCATCTCCGTCGGCCGGGTTCAGGGGCCGACGCTCAAGCTCATCGTCGACCGCGAGCGCGAGATTCAGGCGTTCGACCCCGAGTCCTACTGGGAGCTGACCGGCGAGCTTGCGAAGTCCGGCGGCGACCCGTTCGAGGCGCGCTACTTCTACCTGAACGACGAGGGCAACGAGCGCGAGCGCGTCTGGGACGAGACCGTCGCGGAGACGCTCACCGAGGCGCTCGACGCGGCCGACGGGGCGACCGTCGACGACGTCACCCGTCGGACCCAGACCGACGACCCGCCGACGCCGTTCAACACCACCGCGTTCATCCGCGCCGCGGGGTCGCTCGGCTACTCCGCCCAGCGCGCGATGTCGCTCGCGGAGGACCTCTACACCGCCGGCTACGTCACGTATCCGCGGACCGACAACACGGTGTATCCCGACGACTTGGAGCCCGAGGAGCTGATCGAGGAGCTCTCGGCGGCCTCGACGTTCGGGAAAGACGCCGCGAGCCTGCTGGACGAGGACCGCGACGTCGAGCCGACCGAGGGCGACGAGGAGACGACCGACCACCCGCCGATCCACCCCACCGGCGAGCTCCCCTCGGCCTCCGACCTCTCGGACGACGAGTGGGAGGTGTACGAGCTGATCGTCCGCCGCTTCCTCGCCACCTGCGCCGACCCGGCCACCTGGGAGCGCCTCCGCGTGGTCGCCTTGGCGGACGGCGGGGCGACTCCGATAGCCGAGAGCGCCGACGGACTCGCCGCCCTCCGGAACCCGGACGAGGCGGCGAGGCCGGCCGACCTCGTCGCGGACGGCGGCCTGCGGCTGAAGGCCAACGGGAAGCGCCTGCTGGAGGCCGGCTACCACGACGTCTACCCGTACCGCTCCAGCGACGAGCGGATCGTCCCGGACGTCGAGGCCGGCGAGACGCTGTCGCTGTCGGACCGCACCACCGAGGGGAAAGCGACCCAGCCGCCCCGCCGCTACGGGCAGTCGCGGCTCATCGAGGAGATGGAGAAGCGGCAGCTGGGCACGAAGGCGACCCGCCACCGGACGATAGAGAAGCTGTACGACCGCAACTACGTCGAGAGCGACCCGCCCCGCCCGACGCGGCTGGCGGAGGCGGTCGTCGAGGCCGCCGAGGAGTTCGCCGACCGGATCGTGAGCGAGGAGATGACCGCCCAGCTCGAAGAAGACATGGCGGCCATCGCGGCCGGTGAGAGGGCGTACGACGAGGTGACGGCGGCCTCCCGCGAGCTGCTTTCGAGCGTGTTCGACGACCTCACCGAGTCGCGCGAGGCCGTCGGCGACCACCTCCAGAACTCGCTGAAGGCGGACAAGACGCTCGGCCCGTGCCCGGAGTGCGGCGCGGACCTCCTCGTCCGGAAGTCGCGGCAGGGGTCGTACTTCGTCGGCTGCGACGGCTATCCCGACTGCGAGTACACCCTCCCGCTTCCCTCGACCGGGAAGCCGCTCATCCTCGACGAGACCTGCGAGGAGCACGACCTCCGCCACGTGAAGATGCTCGCCGGGCGGAAGACGTTCGTCCACGGCTGCCCGCAGTGTAAGGCCGACGAGGCCGACGAGCAGGAGGACGAGGTGATCGGCGTCTGTCCCGAATGTGGAGAGGGACACGGGGGGGAGTTGGCGATCAAGCGACTCCGCTCCGGCTCGCGGCTCGTCGGCTGTACGCGCTACCCCGACTGCGACTACTCGCTGCCGCTCCCCCGGCGCGGCGAGGTCGAGGTCACCGACGAGACCTGCGAGGAGCACGGCCTCCCGCACCTCCGCGTCCACTCCGGGGACGACCCGTGGGAGCTCGGCTGTCCGATCTGTAACTATCGCGAGTTCACGGCCCGACAGGAGGGGTCGGAGCTTCAGGCGGTCGAGGGGATAGGCGAGAAGACCGCCGCGAAGCTGAGAGACGCCGGCGTCGACGGCGTCGACGAGCTCAAATCGGCCGACCCGGACGACCTCGCGTCCGACGTTGACGGCGTGGGCGCGGCCACCGTGCGCGACTGGCAGGCCAAGGCGGACTGA
- a CDS encoding PAS domain-containing sensor histidine kinase, whose protein sequence is MEDRDGAPTPDDGPSSSGAAGILRAFVEAVPTPTLVCDPDTLAIRAANAPAADLLGHDRGTLTLMGLPDVGETDVTVAGEPVADAAAPSGPSAGPPASAGSAPRVERFEWNVRLGDPGVRVAAALHTATIAGGEWLVVGFSDVTDRVAAATERDAERRVVDALAETVPLALFRCTEEGTLSRWNDRLAAAAGYEPDALSGRALTSLFDEATRDAVSEALSRVYRDGESLSREARLLTRTGERVPYRLSVGPVTDGDRVVGAVGMGEDLTEASLREERLAVLTRVLRHNFRNDLNVVTGFTGRAVEAVDDPKLTAELERVIETAERLLRLGETSRKVERLLSQRPSPRPVALGAAVDAALESLDTAVRARGVIDVDVPEGVVVSAVPFLPEAITELVDNAVRHNDADDPRVRISAAELPSESWVSLVVADDGPGIPPAERAVLTGEETPLEHASGLGLWYVNWIVTAGGGSLDIVESKAGGSRIELSLRAAEESPAEDAELFAPDGGTG, encoded by the coding sequence ATGGAGGACCGCGACGGAGCGCCGACGCCCGACGACGGACCGTCGTCGAGCGGCGCGGCCGGGATCCTCCGCGCGTTCGTCGAGGCGGTGCCGACCCCGACGCTCGTCTGTGACCCAGACACGCTGGCGATCCGCGCCGCGAACGCCCCCGCCGCCGACCTCCTCGGCCACGACCGCGGCACGCTGACGCTGATGGGGCTTCCGGACGTCGGGGAGACCGACGTCACCGTCGCCGGAGAGCCGGTCGCGGACGCCGCCGCCCCCTCGGGCCCTTCCGCCGGCCCGCCAGCCTCCGCCGGTTCCGCCCCTCGGGTCGAGCGCTTCGAGTGGAACGTCCGGCTCGGTGATCCGGGAGTACGGGTCGCCGCGGCGCTTCACACGGCGACGATCGCCGGCGGCGAGTGGCTCGTCGTCGGGTTCTCCGACGTCACGGACCGGGTCGCGGCCGCGACCGAACGCGACGCGGAGCGCCGGGTCGTCGACGCGCTGGCCGAGACCGTCCCGCTCGCGCTGTTCCGCTGTACGGAGGAGGGGACGCTCTCCCGCTGGAACGACCGGTTGGCGGCCGCCGCCGGCTACGAGCCGGATGCGCTGTCCGGGAGGGCGCTCACGTCGCTGTTCGACGAGGCGACGCGCGACGCCGTCAGCGAGGCGCTCTCTCGGGTGTACCGCGACGGTGAGTCCCTCTCGCGCGAGGCGCGGCTGCTCACTCGGACCGGCGAACGCGTCCCGTACCGGCTCTCGGTCGGTCCCGTCACCGACGGCGACCGGGTCGTCGGCGCGGTCGGCATGGGCGAGGACCTCACCGAGGCGTCGCTCAGGGAGGAGCGGCTCGCCGTGCTGACGCGGGTGTTGCGGCACAACTTCCGGAACGATCTCAACGTGGTCACGGGGTTCACGGGGCGGGCGGTCGAGGCGGTCGACGACCCCAAGCTGACCGCCGAACTCGAACGGGTGATCGAAACCGCCGAGCGGCTGTTGCGCCTGGGTGAGACCTCGCGGAAGGTGGAGCGGCTGCTCTCTCAGCGCCCCTCCCCGCGGCCGGTCGCGCTCGGGGCCGCCGTCGACGCGGCGCTCGAATCGCTCGACACCGCGGTCCGCGCTCGGGGGGTGATCGACGTCGACGTGCCGGAGGGAGTCGTCGTCTCCGCGGTCCCGTTCTTACCGGAGGCGATCACCGAACTCGTCGACAACGCGGTCCGGCACAACGACGCGGACGACCCGCGGGTTCGCATCTCGGCCGCGGAGCTGCCCAGCGAGTCGTGGGTCTCGCTCGTCGTGGCCGACGACGGACCGGGAATCCCGCCGGCCGAGCGCGCCGTCCTCACGGGCGAAGAGACGCCGCTCGAACACGCGAGCGGGCTCGGCCTCTGGTACGTGAACTGGATCGTCACCGCCGGCGGCGGGAGCCTCGACATCGTCGAGAGCAAGGCCGGCGGCAGTCGGATCGAACTGTCGCTGCGCGCCGCGGAGGAGTCGCCGGCGGAGGACGCGGAGCTGTTCGCCCCGGACGGAGGCACGGGGTAA
- a CDS encoding DUF192 domain-containing protein encodes MTGVRLVHRPESGSERVLASDVDVARSAFEQARGLMFRRSIPDDYALAFPFDEADTQWLHMLFVPFGIDAVWLVDGEVTAKKRLAPFVGLGRGRADTVVELPAGAAEPVAAGDELRLVR; translated from the coding sequence GTGACGGGCGTGCGACTCGTTCACCGTCCCGAATCGGGGTCAGAGCGCGTCCTCGCGAGCGACGTCGACGTCGCGCGCTCGGCGTTCGAACAGGCCCGCGGGCTGATGTTTCGGCGGTCGATCCCGGACGACTACGCGCTGGCCTTCCCTTTCGACGAGGCCGACACGCAGTGGCTCCACATGCTGTTCGTGCCGTTCGGGATCGACGCGGTGTGGCTCGTCGACGGCGAGGTGACGGCGAAAAAGCGGCTCGCGCCGTTCGTCGGGCTGGGCCGCGGCCGCGCCGACACCGTCGTCGAACTCCCGGCCGGCGCGGCCGAACCGGTCGCGGCCGGCGACGAACTACGGCTCGTACGGTGA
- a CDS encoding glutathione S-transferase N-terminal domain-containing protein: MANLTLYELEGCPYCAKVKTKLSDLELEYESVMVPRSHSERTEVEEVSGQTGVPVLVDEEHGVEGMPESDDIVEYLEETYGSAS, encoded by the coding sequence ATGGCAAACCTGACTCTCTACGAGCTCGAAGGCTGTCCGTACTGCGCGAAGGTGAAGACGAAGCTGTCCGACCTGGAGTTGGAGTACGAGTCGGTGATGGTGCCGCGCTCGCACAGCGAGCGCACGGAGGTCGAGGAGGTCTCCGGACAGACCGGCGTCCCCGTCCTCGTCGACGAGGAGCACGGGGTCGAGGGGATGCCCGAGAGCGACGACATCGTCGAGTACCTCGAAGAGACGTACGGGAGCGCGAGCTGA
- the thsB gene encoding thermosome subunit beta, which produces MQQGQPMIIMGDDAQRVQDKDAQEYNISAARGVAESVRSTLGPKGMDKMLVDSMGDVTITNDGVTILQTMDIDNPTAEMVVEVAETQEDEAGDGTTSAVAIAGELLKNAEDLLEQDIHPTAVIKGFNLASEYAREQIDEVATAVEPDDTETLRNVAETSMTGKGAELDKDVLADLVVRAVQGVTVAADDGSHVVDLANLNIETRTGRAAGESRLLTGAAIDKDPVHEDMPTDFESANVLLLNDPIEVEEADVDTSVNVDSPDQLQKFLDQEEEQLREKVDKIVESGADVVFCQKGIDDLAQHYLAKEGVLAVRRTKKSDLTFLKNVLDAPIVTDLDSLTADDLAVGSVERDADEELFYVEGEDAHGVTLLLYGTTEHVVDELERGIQDAIDVVSTTVSDGRTLPGGGAVEVELARRLRDYADSVEGREQLAVEAFADSLELIPRVLAENAGLDAIDLLVDLRAAHEAGDEHAGLNVFAGEVVDTAEAGVVETAHAKEQAIASAAEAANLVLKIDDIISAGDLSTSGGDDEGGAPGGGMGGMGGMGGAM; this is translated from the coding sequence ATGCAGCAGGGCCAGCCGATGATCATTATGGGCGATGACGCCCAGCGCGTCCAGGACAAGGACGCACAGGAGTACAACATCTCCGCGGCGCGCGGCGTCGCCGAGTCCGTCCGCTCGACGCTCGGGCCGAAGGGGATGGACAAGATGCTCGTCGACTCGATGGGCGACGTCACCATCACCAACGACGGCGTCACCATCCTCCAGACGATGGACATCGACAACCCGACGGCCGAGATGGTCGTCGAGGTCGCCGAGACCCAAGAGGACGAGGCCGGCGACGGGACGACCAGCGCGGTCGCCATCGCGGGCGAGCTACTGAAGAACGCCGAGGACCTCCTCGAACAGGACATCCACCCGACGGCGGTCATCAAGGGGTTCAACCTCGCGAGCGAGTACGCCCGCGAGCAGATCGACGAGGTCGCGACGGCCGTCGAGCCCGACGACACGGAGACGCTGCGCAACGTGGCCGAGACGTCGATGACCGGGAAGGGCGCTGAGCTGGACAAGGACGTGCTCGCCGACCTCGTCGTCCGCGCGGTACAGGGCGTCACCGTCGCGGCCGACGACGGCTCCCACGTGGTCGACTTAGCGAACCTCAACATCGAGACGCGCACCGGTCGCGCGGCGGGCGAGTCACGCCTGCTCACCGGCGCGGCGATCGACAAGGACCCGGTCCACGAGGACATGCCGACGGACTTCGAGTCCGCGAACGTTCTCCTCCTCAACGACCCGATCGAGGTCGAGGAGGCGGACGTCGACACCTCCGTCAACGTCGACTCCCCGGACCAGCTCCAGAAGTTCCTCGACCAGGAGGAAGAGCAGCTCCGCGAGAAGGTCGACAAAATTGTCGAGTCGGGCGCCGACGTCGTCTTCTGTCAGAAGGGCATCGACGACCTCGCCCAGCACTACCTCGCGAAGGAGGGCGTTCTGGCGGTCCGCCGCACGAAGAAGTCCGACCTGACGTTCCTGAAGAACGTCCTCGACGCGCCGATCGTCACGGATCTGGACTCCCTCACCGCCGACGACCTCGCGGTCGGCTCGGTCGAGCGCGACGCGGACGAGGAGCTGTTCTACGTCGAGGGCGAGGACGCCCACGGCGTCACGCTCCTCCTGTACGGCACCACCGAGCACGTCGTCGACGAGCTGGAGCGCGGCATTCAGGACGCGATCGACGTGGTCTCGACGACGGTCTCCGACGGGCGGACCCTGCCCGGCGGCGGCGCCGTCGAGGTCGAGCTCGCGCGCCGCCTGCGCGACTACGCCGACTCCGTCGAGGGTCGCGAGCAGCTCGCGGTCGAGGCGTTCGCTGACTCCCTCGAACTGATCCCCCGCGTGCTCGCGGAGAACGCCGGCCTCGACGCCATCGACCTGCTGGTCGACCTGCGCGCGGCCCACGAGGCGGGCGACGAGCACGCCGGCCTCAACGTGTTCGCCGGCGAGGTCGTCGACACGGCCGAGGCGGGCGTCGTCGAGACGGCCCACGCCAAGGAGCAGGCGATCGCCTCCGCTGCCGAGGCGGCGAACCTGGTCTTAAAAATCGACGACATCATCTCGGCGGGCGACCTCTCGACGTCGGGCGGCGACGACGAGGGCGGCGCCCCCGGCGGCGGCATGGGCGGTATGGGCGGCATGGGCGGCGCGATGTAG
- a CDS encoding copper resistance protein CopD produces the protein MLLTTAFVFHVLSGALWTGATLYVVYATLPRATDGTLGRTAFVDAAHRLLMVTRWTGVVLPVTGAYMVWRLYTPLGLLATTGRGWAVLAMLSLWGVMNGAVELGVLRMRREVDPEIGWGRYMAEGFPTEALDGAGTAPGSARLAAVSRPYLLASAGFAVLLLVDAALLAGGIPA, from the coding sequence GTGCTCCTCACGACCGCGTTCGTCTTCCACGTGCTCTCCGGCGCGCTGTGGACCGGCGCGACGCTGTACGTCGTCTACGCGACCCTGCCGCGGGCGACCGACGGGACGCTCGGCCGCACAGCGTTCGTCGACGCCGCGCACCGACTCCTCATGGTCACGCGCTGGACCGGCGTCGTCCTCCCGGTCACCGGCGCGTACATGGTCTGGCGGCTGTACACGCCGCTCGGACTCCTCGCGACGACCGGCCGGGGCTGGGCCGTCCTCGCGATGCTGTCGCTGTGGGGCGTCATGAACGGGGCGGTCGAACTGGGCGTCCTCCGGATGCGACGCGAGGTCGACCCGGAGATCGGCTGGGGTCGATACATGGCCGAGGGGTTCCCGACCGAGGCGCTCGACGGGGCCGGCACCGCGCCCGGGTCGGCTCGGTTGGCGGCCGTCTCCCGGCCCTACCTGCTGGCGAGCGCCGGGTTCGCGGTCCTGCTGCTCGTCGACGCCGCGCTTCTGGCGGGCGGGATACCGGCGTGA